From the Burkholderia glumae LMG 2196 = ATCC 33617 genome, one window contains:
- a CDS encoding IS3 family transposase (programmed frameshift), translating to MNKKATKFSPEVRERAVRLVREQRSEHPSMWAAVESIAPMIGCTPQTLLDWVKREEIDRGERDGVSTAERERIKALEREVKELRRTNEILKLASAFFGPGGARPPIQVLKAFVDQHRDTFGVEPICKVLRIAPSGYRRHAARLRDPSKRCARAKRDEVLQPEIKRVWQANMQVYGVPKVWKQMNREGIVVARCTVGRLMKLQGLRGAVRGKRVRTTNPDTSAARPLDRVNRQFKAERPNQLWVSDFTYVSTWQGWLYVAFVIDVFARRIVGWRVSSSMSTDFVLDALEQALYARQPGDDGTLIHHSDRGAQYVSIRYSERLAEAGIEPSVGSRGDSYDNALAETINGLYKTELIHRRAPWKTRESVELATLEWVAWYNHHRLMCRSRDPI from the exons ATGAACAAGAAGGCAACCAAGTTTTCCCCGGAAGTCCGGGAGCGCGCAGTGCGTCTGGTACGTGAGCAGCGTAGCGAACATCCGTCGATGTGGGCGGCGGTCGAATCGATTGCGCCGATGATCGGCTGTACGCCGCAGACGCTGCTGGATTGGGTCAAGCGCGAGGAGATCGATCGTGGGGAACGTGATGGCGTGAGCACGGCCGAGCGTGAACGCATCAAGGCCCTGGAGCGTGAGGTCAAGGAACTGCGCCGTACCAACGAGATTCTCAAGCTGGCGAGCGCGTTTTTCG GCCCAGGCGGAGCTCGACCGCCGATTCAAGTCCTGAAAGCCTTCGTTGATCAGCATCGCGACACCTTCGGGGTCGAGCCGATCTGCAAGGTCTTGCGGATTGCCCCGTCGGGCTACCGACGCCATGCTGCGCGGCTTCGTGATCCGTCCAAACGCTGCGCTCGTGCCAAACGCGATGAGGTCCTGCAACCCGAGATCAAGCGTGTCTGGCAGGCCAACATGCAGGTCTACGGTGTGCCGAAGGTCTGGAAGCAGATGAACCGGGAGGGCATTGTGGTCGCACGCTGCACGGTCGGGCGGCTGATGAAGCTGCAGGGCTTGCGTGGCGCAGTTCGCGGCAAGCGGGTTCGCACGACGAATCCCGATACGAGCGCTGCGCGCCCGCTGGACCGGGTCAACCGGCAGTTCAAGGCTGAGCGCCCAAATCAGCTTTGGGTGTCTGACTTCACCTATGTCTCGACATGGCAGGGTTGGCTGTACGTGGCGTTCGTGATCGACGTGTTTGCCCGTCGCATCGTCGGTTGGCGCGTCAGTTCGTCGATGAGCACGGACTTCGTTCTGGATGCGCTCGAACAGGCGCTGTACGCGCGCCAACCGGGCGACGATGGGACCTTGATACACCACTCCGATAGGGGGGCTCAATACGTCAGCATTCGGTACAGCGAACGTTTGGCCGAGGCGGGTATCGAGCCGTCCGTCGGCAGCCGTGGCGACAGCTACGATAACGCGCTGGCTGAAACGATCAACGGTCTCTACAAGACTGAACTGATTCATCGGCGCGCCCCTTGGAAAACGAGGGAATCCGTCGAACTGGCAACGCTGGAATGGGTCGCCTGGTACAACCATCATCGGCTGATGTGTAGAAGTCGCGACCCGATCTGA